From Acidimicrobiia bacterium, the proteins below share one genomic window:
- a CDS encoding thymidine kinase — protein MDRRDDRGWIEVICGPMFSGKSEELIRRITRYNIARVPTQTFKPRIDDRYASEEVVSHSSLSTAAQPVADSGELMSSVTDRTVVVGVDEGQFFDLGLVEVCALLARAGKKVIVAGLDLDYLGRPFEPIPTLMTRAEYVTKSLAVCHRCGGAGMFTQRVIESDELVVIGATDAYEARCRRCYDPTEAQQARIDIAEA, from the coding sequence ATGGACCGAAGGGATGACCGTGGCTGGATCGAGGTCATCTGTGGGCCCATGTTCTCGGGTAAGAGCGAGGAGCTCATTCGTCGGATCACCCGCTACAACATCGCTCGGGTCCCCACCCAGACATTCAAGCCCCGCATCGACGACCGGTACGCCTCCGAGGAAGTCGTCTCTCACTCGTCTCTGTCCACCGCGGCGCAGCCGGTCGCGGACAGCGGGGAGCTGATGAGCAGCGTGACGGATCGTACGGTCGTCGTCGGGGTCGACGAAGGCCAATTCTTCGACCTCGGGCTCGTCGAGGTCTGCGCCCTACTGGCGCGGGCGGGCAAGAAGGTGATCGTCGCCGGCCTCGACCTCGACTATCTCGGCCGTCCTTTCGAACCCATTCCGACGCTCATGACGCGAGCCGAGTACGTGACCAAGAGCCTCGCCGTGTGCCACCGATGCGGGGGAGCCGGGATGTTCACGCAGCGGGTGATCGAGTCGGACGAGCTTGTCGTGATCGGGGCGACCGACGCCTACGAGGCCCGGTGCCGGCGTTGCTATGACCCGACCGAAGCACAACAAGCCCGCATCGACATCGCCGAAGCCTGA
- the rodA gene encoding rod shape-determining protein RodA, with translation MTGLGVVDLRDDPRRGRPDVVMVGIVAVLTALGSILIYSASAPRLRLVGENPNGQMVRQLIFVAIGIAAMIGTSLVTDRSWRMLTPLTYAGVILLLLATISPLGVERQGAQRWIPFGIMDLQPSELAKPAVVLALAVLLTPENEIGVTWRRIGKVAALVALPAALIFMQPDFGTMLVFGFITVVMLFMAGTTTRQLMILLVGGLLVMVAIIELDLMRDYQLARVIGFLNPGSDPLSVNYNQIQSQITIGNGGLFGSGLFQGAQTNLAFVPAQSTDFIFTALAEQLGFLGAAVVLALYTVLIWRMLAVSVAARDKFAQLVAGGIAAMFAFHVFVNVGMTLGLLPVTGLPLPFVSFGGSFYLGTAISVGIVNAIWMNRSPVPGDRRLASL, from the coding sequence ATGACCGGGCTGGGTGTGGTCGATCTCCGCGACGACCCGAGACGCGGCCGCCCCGACGTGGTGATGGTGGGCATCGTCGCCGTGCTGACCGCACTCGGGTCGATCCTCATCTACAGCGCGTCGGCGCCGAGGCTGCGACTGGTGGGGGAGAACCCCAATGGCCAGATGGTCCGTCAGCTGATCTTCGTGGCGATCGGGATCGCCGCCATGATCGGCACCTCGCTGGTCACCGACCGGTCGTGGCGGATGCTCACTCCGCTCACCTACGCCGGTGTGATCCTGCTGCTCCTGGCCACGATCAGCCCGCTCGGCGTGGAGCGGCAGGGCGCACAGCGCTGGATCCCCTTCGGGATCATGGACCTGCAGCCCTCGGAGCTGGCCAAGCCGGCGGTGGTTCTCGCGCTGGCGGTGCTGCTCACCCCGGAGAACGAGATCGGAGTGACCTGGCGCCGGATCGGCAAGGTGGCGGCTCTCGTCGCGCTTCCGGCGGCGCTGATCTTCATGCAGCCTGACTTCGGCACCATGTTGGTGTTCGGGTTCATCACCGTGGTGATGCTGTTCATGGCCGGCACCACCACCCGCCAGCTCATGATCCTGCTCGTCGGTGGGCTGCTGGTCATGGTGGCCATCATCGAACTCGACCTGATGCGCGACTATCAGCTCGCCCGCGTCATCGGGTTCCTCAACCCGGGCAGTGATCCTCTGTCGGTGAATTACAACCAGATCCAGAGTCAGATCACCATCGGCAACGGTGGTCTCTTCGGGAGCGGGCTGTTCCAGGGCGCGCAGACCAACCTGGCGTTCGTCCCGGCTCAGTCCACCGACTTCATCTTCACTGCCCTTGCCGAGCAACTCGGGTTTCTGGGGGCGGCCGTGGTGTTGGCGCTGTACACGGTTCTGATCTGGCGGATGCTCGCCGTTTCGGTGGCCGCACGCGACAAGTTCGCGCAGTTGGTGGCCGGGGGGATCGCTGCCATGTTCGCCTTCCACGTGTTCGTCAACGTGGGCATGACGCTTGGGTTGCTCCCGGTGACCGGGCTTCCGCTGCCGTTCGTGTCTTTCGGGGGTTCGTTCTACCTGGGGACTGCGATCTCCGTGGGCATCGTCAACGCCATCTGGATGAACCGCAGCCCGGTACCCGGAGATCGCCGGCTGGCAAGCCTGTAG
- a CDS encoding valine--tRNA ligase — protein sequence MDPAYDPQKVESRWYALWEDAGVFRPEVNPDGEPFCIVIPPPNVTGSLHMGHALDQSIQDLIIRRKRMQGYAALWLPGTDHAGIATQNVVERELAAEGLTRDDLGREAFIEQVWQWKAASGGRITEQIRRMGFSTDWTRERFTMDDGLSHAVRTVFVQLYDEGLIYRGNRIINWCPRCRTALSDIEVEHEDSVGELVRIRYPFADGKGGIEVATTRPETMFGDTGVAVHPDDDRYRDLVGRTVVLPLAGREIPIVADDAVDSEFGTGAVKVTPAHDPLDFEIGERHGFDPLVAIDEAGLMTELAGSFAGLDRDDARAAVKEALAAAGVLVSVTEHAHSVGHCYRCGTVVEPYLSLQWFVSVKPLVGPALEAVDRGDIRFVPARWENFYRNWMENLRDWTISRQIWWGHRIPAWYCDACDEVIVAMEAPARCGCGSTDLHQDEDVLDTWFSAGLFPFSTLGWPEETDDFRTFYPNSALVTGYDIIFFWVARMIKLGLHLTGEKPFPDVVIHGLVRAPDGRKMSKSLNNTVDPLEVAEQQGADALRLALIQAAAAGQDVPYQDEWVEAARRFGNKLWNATRFVIGHVGEGAVAPDGGYPEEARPEARWILARLAATVRRVDELLDAYKFSEAYDAAYAFAWSEAFDWYLELAKAPLRDGRDGGTLATLGVVLRDILKLFHPVMPFVTEELWSHLVGEGFIATAAWPTPPAVDEPPGFDMFRDLVVGVRRFRADHGLAPRRELAVGIHDPAGRVTDWWVQQLASIAAVSMEALDAPAEQGHARIVAGEVQGFISLDGLVDVDAERARLSKELADLTAVLERSRAKLGNGDFIAKAPEAIVAKERRKVAEMEAMVDALTGQIADLG from the coding sequence ATGGACCCGGCGTACGACCCGCAGAAGGTGGAATCGCGCTGGTACGCGCTCTGGGAAGACGCTGGCGTCTTCCGGCCTGAGGTCAACCCGGACGGCGAGCCGTTCTGCATCGTCATCCCTCCCCCCAACGTCACCGGGTCCCTGCACATGGGGCACGCACTCGACCAGTCGATCCAGGACTTGATCATCCGTCGAAAGCGCATGCAGGGCTACGCCGCCCTGTGGCTCCCCGGCACCGACCATGCGGGGATCGCGACCCAGAACGTCGTCGAGCGGGAGCTCGCCGCAGAGGGACTCACCCGTGACGACCTCGGCCGGGAGGCGTTCATCGAGCAGGTGTGGCAGTGGAAGGCGGCATCCGGCGGCCGCATCACCGAGCAGATCCGGCGGATGGGGTTCTCCACCGACTGGACCAGGGAACGATTCACGATGGACGACGGCCTGTCCCACGCGGTCCGCACCGTGTTCGTGCAGTTGTATGACGAGGGTTTGATCTACCGCGGCAACCGCATCATCAACTGGTGCCCTCGCTGCCGGACGGCGCTGAGCGACATCGAGGTCGAGCACGAGGACTCGGTCGGTGAGCTGGTGCGCATCCGGTACCCGTTCGCCGATGGCAAGGGCGGCATCGAGGTGGCGACCACCAGGCCCGAGACGATGTTCGGCGACACCGGGGTCGCCGTCCATCCGGACGACGACCGGTACCGGGACCTCGTGGGTCGAACCGTGGTGCTGCCCCTTGCCGGTCGTGAGATCCCGATCGTCGCCGACGACGCCGTCGACTCCGAGTTCGGGACCGGAGCGGTCAAGGTGACCCCGGCGCACGATCCTCTCGACTTCGAGATCGGAGAGCGCCACGGATTCGATCCCCTCGTCGCCATCGACGAGGCCGGCCTGATGACGGAGTTGGCCGGGAGCTTCGCCGGTCTGGATCGCGACGATGCCCGGGCCGCGGTCAAGGAGGCGTTGGCTGCCGCAGGCGTCCTGGTCTCGGTCACCGAGCACGCACACTCGGTCGGTCACTGTTATCGCTGTGGCACCGTCGTCGAGCCCTATCTGTCGCTGCAGTGGTTCGTAAGCGTGAAGCCGCTCGTCGGGCCGGCGCTCGAAGCCGTCGACCGGGGCGACATCCGCTTCGTGCCCGCCCGCTGGGAGAACTTCTACCGCAACTGGATGGAGAACCTGCGCGATTGGACCATCTCGCGCCAGATCTGGTGGGGGCATCGGATCCCCGCCTGGTACTGCGACGCCTGCGACGAGGTGATCGTGGCCATGGAAGCGCCGGCGCGCTGCGGCTGTGGTTCGACCGACCTCCATCAGGACGAGGACGTGCTCGACACCTGGTTCTCGGCGGGCCTGTTCCCGTTCTCGACCCTCGGGTGGCCGGAGGAGACCGACGACTTCCGGACCTTCTATCCGAACTCTGCCCTGGTCACCGGGTACGACATCATCTTCTTCTGGGTGGCTCGAATGATCAAGCTCGGGTTGCATCTCACCGGGGAGAAGCCGTTCCCCGACGTGGTGATTCACGGTCTGGTGCGGGCCCCGGACGGCCGCAAGATGTCCAAGTCGCTCAACAACACAGTCGATCCGCTGGAGGTAGCCGAGCAGCAGGGGGCGGATGCGCTGCGGCTGGCCCTGATCCAGGCAGCCGCCGCCGGTCAGGACGTGCCCTACCAGGACGAGTGGGTGGAGGCGGCGCGTCGCTTCGGCAACAAACTGTGGAACGCCACCAGGTTCGTCATCGGCCATGTGGGGGAGGGGGCGGTTGCGCCGGACGGCGGCTATCCCGAGGAGGCCCGCCCCGAGGCGCGCTGGATCCTCGCCCGGCTCGCCGCCACCGTCCGGCGGGTCGACGAGCTACTCGACGCCTACAAGTTCAGCGAGGCCTACGACGCGGCCTACGCCTTCGCCTGGTCGGAGGCGTTCGACTGGTACCTCGAGTTGGCGAAGGCCCCGCTGCGCGACGGGCGAGACGGTGGCACCCTGGCCACCCTCGGGGTGGTGCTGCGCGACATCCTGAAACTGTTCCACCCGGTGATGCCGTTCGTGACCGAAGAGCTGTGGTCGCACCTGGTGGGCGAGGGGTTCATCGCCACCGCTGCCTGGCCGACCCCACCGGCCGTCGACGAGCCGCCGGGATTCGACATGTTTCGGGATCTCGTCGTCGGAGTGCGCCGCTTCCGGGCCGACCACGGCTTGGCTCCGCGCCGCGAGCTCGCCGTCGGGATCCACGACCCGGCCGGTCGGGTCACCGACTGGTGGGTGCAGCAGCTCGCCTCGATCGCCGCCGTCTCGATGGAGGCACTGGATGCGCCGGCCGAACAGGGGCACGCCCGCATCGTCGCCGGCGAGGTGCAGGGATTCATCTCGCTCGACGGCCTCGTCGACGTCGACGCCGAGCGTGCACGGCTGTCGAAGGAGCTCGCCGACCTCACCGCCGTCCTGGAGCGGAGTCGCGCCAAGCTGGGCAACGGTGACTTCATTGCCAAGGCACCCGAGGCGATCGTCGCCAAGGAGCGCCGGAAGGTAGCCGAGATGGAGGCGATGGTCGATGCGCTGACGGGCCAGATCGCCGACCTCGGGTGA
- the mreC gene encoding rod shape-determining protein MreC, translating to MWRPGGIDRSTSLLIGLIVLSLTLLTVDLRASGAGVGATLREGVQGVLSPVQRAVSTATKPFAGFVESLSDLFSVNADNNRLRERVLELEQEVDRLRSLENRVREFEVLLGVVTPAGLDTITAEVLAVGISEFDHIRVISKGRNDGIGVGMPVIDEGGLVGRVVSVTATTAHVRLVVDPIETVAVRVERTGETGWLSGRGSGPMILELLNTDAAVLAGDILVTADGKYPSGIPVATVVRAARSEVGFSLRTEATPSAALSRIDLVYVLVYTQDSPGITVDDGSGRIPVVVPEDPGDRTSGESEEEPVTTTTTSVPDDPTP from the coding sequence ATGTGGCGGCCCGGCGGCATCGACCGCAGCACGTCCCTCCTCATAGGGCTGATCGTTCTCTCATTGACGCTTCTCACCGTGGATTTGCGAGCGTCGGGTGCCGGAGTCGGTGCCACCCTGCGTGAGGGTGTCCAGGGTGTTCTCTCGCCCGTACAGCGGGCCGTGTCGACTGCCACCAAGCCCTTCGCCGGCTTCGTGGAGAGCCTCTCGGATCTGTTCAGTGTCAACGCCGACAACAATCGACTCCGCGAGCGCGTCCTCGAACTCGAGCAGGAGGTGGACCGGCTGCGGAGCCTGGAGAACCGGGTTCGAGAGTTCGAGGTCCTGCTCGGGGTGGTCACCCCTGCCGGTCTCGACACCATTACGGCCGAGGTCCTAGCCGTCGGTATCTCGGAGTTCGATCACATCCGGGTCATCAGCAAGGGCCGCAACGACGGGATCGGCGTCGGCATGCCGGTCATCGACGAAGGTGGTCTGGTCGGCCGTGTGGTGTCGGTCACGGCGACGACGGCTCACGTCCGGCTCGTCGTCGACCCCATCGAGACTGTCGCCGTGCGGGTGGAGCGCACCGGGGAGACGGGCTGGTTGTCGGGTCGCGGCTCGGGTCCGATGATCCTCGAGCTGCTCAACACCGACGCCGCGGTCCTCGCCGGCGACATCCTGGTCACCGCAGACGGCAAGTACCCCTCTGGCATACCCGTGGCGACCGTGGTTCGGGCGGCGCGCTCGGAGGTGGGGTTCTCCCTCCGCACCGAGGCGACGCCGTCGGCCGCACTGAGCCGCATCGACCTGGTTTACGTGCTCGTGTACACGCAGGACTCGCCGGGGATCACGGTCGACGATGGGTCGGGCCGCATTCCGGTCGTGGTCCCCGAAGATCCGGGAGACCGGACTTCCGGGGAGTCGGAGGAGGAACCGGTCACCACCACCACGACCTCCGTCCCCGACGACCCCACGCCGTGA
- the ndk gene encoding nucleoside-diphosphate kinase: MEHTFVMVKPDGVQRRLVGEVIGRLERKGLTLEKMRLLTIDRGMAEQHYGEHEGKAFFADLVSFITSGPVVAMEWSGPNAIEVVRRLMGATNPLDAAPGTLRSDFATEIGENLVHGSDSPESAARELGLFFGE; this comes from the coding sequence ATGGAACACACTTTCGTGATGGTCAAACCCGACGGGGTCCAGCGTCGCCTCGTCGGCGAGGTGATCGGGCGCCTCGAACGAAAGGGCCTCACCCTCGAGAAGATGCGCCTGCTGACGATCGACCGGGGCATGGCCGAACAGCACTACGGAGAACACGAGGGGAAGGCGTTCTTCGCCGATCTGGTGTCGTTCATCACCAGCGGTCCGGTCGTTGCGATGGAGTGGTCCGGCCCCAACGCCATCGAGGTGGTACGCAGGCTGATGGGCGCGACCAACCCCCTGGATGCTGCGCCGGGGACGCTGCGGTCCGACTTCGCCACCGAGATAGGGGAGAACCTGGTACACGGGAGTGACTCGCCCGAGAGCGCTGCGCGCGAACTCGGCCTGTTCTTCGGGGAGTAG
- a CDS encoding cyanophycin synthetase, with product MTLSYDEAVAAVMARQSHGIKPGRERVLALLDALADPHLGYPIVRVVGTNGKTSTARMVAALIGAQGLKAGAFTSPQLEVVEDQFLFGTIGMRPKDFAAVTGEVVSIADVVAERTGDPATEFEVLTALACSWFADRAVDVAVMEAGLGGRDDSTNVGRSEVTVLTGVSRDHTAILGETVEEIAEHKVGILDEGATLVAGHLEGPVVEVAERVTRDRGGHLLRYGIDFGTEDVRFVDPGWVFDVEGVHERYTDIGTRLRGRHQVHNLAVAVAATEALLGRALDEAAIREVAATITVPGRLELVGEDPPILVDGAHNPGGMAALVAALREEHPATRWTVVFGAMGDKDMAAMASVLEPVVLSVVATASSSPRAEAPETVAAEVRTALRVPVVVAPSVVEALAIAVGAGTPILVTGSIALVGEARRALRASSE from the coding sequence GTGACACTCTCCTACGACGAGGCGGTGGCTGCCGTGATGGCCCGGCAGAGCCACGGCATCAAACCGGGACGCGAGCGGGTGCTGGCGCTCCTCGACGCCCTCGCCGATCCACACCTGGGGTACCCCATCGTCAGGGTCGTCGGCACCAATGGGAAGACGTCGACGGCGCGCATGGTCGCAGCACTCATCGGCGCCCAGGGGCTCAAGGCGGGGGCGTTCACCTCCCCTCAGCTCGAGGTGGTCGAGGACCAGTTCCTGTTCGGTACGATCGGAATGCGTCCCAAGGACTTCGCTGCCGTGACCGGCGAGGTGGTGTCCATCGCCGATGTGGTCGCCGAGCGGACCGGTGATCCGGCGACGGAGTTCGAGGTGCTGACCGCCCTCGCCTGCTCGTGGTTCGCCGACCGTGCGGTCGATGTGGCCGTGATGGAAGCGGGTCTCGGCGGTCGCGACGACAGCACCAACGTCGGTCGGAGCGAGGTGACGGTGCTCACCGGCGTGTCTCGCGATCACACCGCGATCCTCGGCGAGACCGTCGAGGAAATCGCCGAGCACAAGGTGGGCATTCTCGACGAGGGAGCGACCCTCGTGGCCGGCCATCTAGAGGGTCCGGTGGTGGAGGTGGCGGAGCGCGTCACTCGCGACCGCGGCGGACACTTGCTCCGCTATGGCATCGACTTCGGCACCGAGGACGTCCGGTTCGTCGACCCCGGATGGGTCTTCGACGTCGAGGGCGTCCATGAGCGGTACACGGACATCGGGACCCGCCTCCGCGGGCGCCATCAGGTGCACAACCTCGCCGTAGCGGTCGCCGCTACCGAGGCGCTGCTCGGTCGGGCGCTCGACGAGGCAGCAATACGAGAGGTGGCGGCGACGATCACCGTTCCCGGGCGCCTGGAGCTGGTTGGCGAGGATCCGCCGATCCTCGTCGATGGCGCTCACAACCCGGGCGGGATGGCAGCTCTGGTGGCGGCCCTACGCGAGGAGCACCCTGCGACACGGTGGACGGTGGTCTTCGGGGCGATGGGCGACAAGGACATGGCGGCGATGGCATCGGTTCTGGAGCCCGTCGTCCTGTCGGTCGTGGCGACGGCGTCGTCGTCACCACGGGCCGAGGCGCCCGAAACCGTTGCCGCCGAGGTACGCACCGCCCTGCGGGTGCCCGTGGTTGTTGCCCCCTCGGTTGTCGAAGCCCTGGCCATCGCCGTCGGCGCCGGGACGCCGATTCTGGTGACCGGGTCGATCGCTCTGGTGGGCGAGGCCCGGCGAGCGCTCCGGGCGAGTAGCGAGTAG
- the mrdA gene encoding penicillin-binding protein 2: MIASWRQTTVGALVTAMMVILLLRLWYLQVTDVDDSLEVAAAQQIRIVPIEAPRGDIFDRDGRFLMAGTIASMRVVVDRQLVNLEQEEAVLIPNLATLLAIPAAEIVAEFDLRGSGARFPIGGEVSNSTALFVLENIDHFPGVSVEPVPIRVYPLTETAAHVIGYIGAPGVSDLEAGASPTDRVGKFGIERSYEEYLAGTPGAITYRVNARGDILGVLEERPPQPGGSLITTLDLTLQRVTEETLMQAIQLARQEGEEDVIRAAAVVLDVTDGSVLAMASVPAFDPSLFSTGRISVEDWEAMREKAVQNNFAIQGSYPPGSSFKTIVYALARQYPIFPVSEEEHVDHVDPSDPTSFFCDGQLEFEATPLLNDWKPGGHGLVNLGQSLQQSCNLYYWSIALQIWERRTEWPEDLLQQWARSLGFGSRTGIDLPFESEGLVPDRPWFQRHQQQQTGVVRPEGGWAAGDVMNIATGQGALIVTPLQMAVAYAALVNGGTVWEPRVVQSVRDSQNNVTYANVPSVAGTIEISEDTIEDLKRDLNGVVNSTFGTARRAFEGFCDAGVPDSACVALREVGGKTGTAEIRQAIEADDSDIDTAWFVGVAPLSSPRYVVAVVIDQGGSGGLVAAPAARRIFQYLMGETPDPLRRGDDTER, encoded by the coding sequence GTGATCGCTTCGTGGCGGCAGACGACCGTCGGCGCCCTGGTGACCGCCATGATGGTGATCCTCCTGCTACGGCTGTGGTACCTGCAGGTCACCGACGTCGACGACTCCCTGGAGGTCGCCGCCGCCCAGCAGATCCGGATCGTCCCGATCGAAGCGCCGCGGGGGGACATCTTCGACCGCGACGGGCGATTCCTGATGGCGGGCACGATCGCCAGCATGCGGGTGGTGGTCGATCGCCAACTGGTCAACCTGGAGCAGGAAGAGGCCGTTCTCATCCCCAATCTGGCTACGCTGCTCGCCATTCCCGCCGCCGAGATCGTCGCCGAGTTCGACTTGCGCGGGTCCGGGGCTCGGTTTCCCATCGGCGGCGAAGTGTCGAACTCGACGGCCCTGTTCGTCCTCGAGAACATCGATCACTTTCCGGGCGTGAGCGTCGAGCCCGTACCCATCCGCGTGTATCCGCTCACCGAGACGGCGGCTCATGTGATCGGCTACATCGGCGCTCCCGGCGTCAGCGATCTGGAGGCGGGGGCATCCCCCACCGATCGCGTCGGGAAGTTCGGCATCGAGCGATCGTACGAGGAGTACCTCGCCGGTACCCCCGGTGCCATCACCTACCGGGTGAACGCCCGCGGGGACATCCTCGGTGTTCTCGAGGAGCGGCCGCCGCAGCCGGGAGGCAGCCTCATCACCACGCTGGATCTCACCCTGCAACGGGTCACCGAGGAGACCCTCATGCAAGCCATCCAACTCGCCCGGCAGGAAGGCGAGGAAGATGTGATCAGGGCGGCCGCGGTCGTGCTCGACGTCACCGATGGGTCGGTGCTGGCGATGGCGTCGGTTCCCGCATTCGATCCGAGCCTGTTCTCGACCGGCCGCATCTCGGTGGAGGACTGGGAGGCGATGCGGGAGAAGGCCGTCCAGAACAACTTCGCCATCCAGGGCTCCTATCCGCCGGGGTCGTCCTTCAAGACCATCGTCTACGCCCTCGCCCGCCAGTACCCGATCTTTCCGGTGAGCGAGGAGGAGCACGTGGACCACGTCGACCCCAGTGATCCCACGTCGTTCTTCTGCGACGGCCAGCTTGAGTTCGAGGCAACGCCTCTGCTCAACGACTGGAAGCCCGGCGGTCATGGCCTGGTGAATCTGGGACAGTCGCTCCAACAGTCCTGCAACCTCTACTACTGGTCGATCGCGCTGCAGATCTGGGAGCGACGCACCGAGTGGCCCGAGGACCTGCTCCAGCAGTGGGCCCGATCCCTGGGCTTCGGCAGCCGGACCGGCATCGACCTGCCCTTCGAGAGCGAAGGCCTGGTCCCGGACCGGCCCTGGTTCCAGCGCCACCAGCAGCAGCAGACCGGCGTGGTCCGACCGGAGGGTGGGTGGGCCGCCGGTGACGTGATGAACATTGCCACCGGTCAGGGCGCGTTGATCGTCACCCCGCTTCAGATGGCGGTGGCCTACGCCGCCCTCGTCAACGGCGGAACCGTGTGGGAGCCGCGGGTCGTCCAGTCGGTCCGCGACTCACAGAACAACGTCACTTACGCCAACGTCCCCAGTGTCGCCGGGACGATCGAGATCTCCGAGGACACGATCGAGGACCTCAAGCGCGACCTCAATGGCGTAGTCAACAGCACCTTCGGGACGGCTCGTCGCGCTTTCGAGGGGTTCTGTGACGCCGGGGTCCCCGATAGCGCGTGCGTCGCGCTGCGTGAAGTCGGGGGCAAGACGGGCACCGCCGAGATCCGTCAGGCGATCGAGGCGGACGATTCGGACATCGACACCGCGTGGTTCGTGGGTGTGGCTCCCCTCAGCTCACCCAGATACGTTGTCGCCGTCGTCATCGATCAAGGGGGTTCGGGGGGCCTGGTGGCGGCACCAGCGGCCCGGCGGATCTTCCAGTACCTCATGGGCGAGACCCCCGATCCGCTGCGTCGCGGCGACGACACCGAACGATGA
- the mreD gene encoding rod shape-determining protein MreD, translating into MRTRHVLIAAAVLLVAVILQTSLFARIRPFDVAPALTALVLVGYARHFPPETAMLLGFGAGLLQDLLAVSPLGLWALVMTAVAYATVRFRGRIEEDFKLMTPFVFAVTFGGLFLFAVLGTIFGEKTLADGGAVKKLLMPAIYNAVLSLAVLPFTAWTIGASRRPGTEFRL; encoded by the coding sequence GTGAGGACCCGCCACGTACTCATCGCGGCCGCGGTGTTGCTGGTCGCCGTCATTCTTCAGACCAGCCTGTTCGCCCGTATCCGCCCGTTCGACGTGGCGCCGGCGCTGACCGCCCTGGTCCTCGTGGGATATGCGCGTCACTTCCCGCCCGAGACGGCGATGCTTCTCGGTTTCGGTGCAGGTCTCTTGCAGGACCTGCTCGCCGTGTCACCGCTTGGACTGTGGGCCTTGGTGATGACCGCCGTCGCCTATGCGACCGTCCGCTTCCGAGGGCGGATCGAGGAGGACTTCAAGCTGATGACGCCCTTCGTGTTTGCGGTCACGTTTGGTGGTCTCTTCTTGTTTGCGGTCCTCGGTACGATCTTCGGGGAGAAGACACTTGCCGATGGAGGCGCGGTGAAGAAGCTCCTGATGCCCGCCATCTACAACGCCGTGCTCTCTCTGGCCGTTCTCCCCTTCACCGCCTGGACGATCGGGGCGTCGCGGCGGCCGGGTACGGAGTTCAGGTTGTGA
- a CDS encoding rod shape-determining protein, whose protein sequence is MASSMNLMSMATRDMAIDLGTANTLVYVRGVGIVLNEPSVVAINTRDNRALAVGLEAKRMIGRTPSHIQAIRPLRDGVIADFDITEKMLRYFIKKVQPRRWARPRIIICVPSGITGVERRAVEEAAYHAGARRAYTIEEPMAAAIGVDLPVNEPVGSVIVDIGGGTSEVAVISMGGIVVSRSARVGGDELDEAIVSWVKKEYNLLMGDRTAEQLKIAIGSAWPFSDEPNAEVRGRDLVTGLPKTVVITAAEVREAIEEGVQGVIDAIKFCLDKTPPELAADVMDRGIVLTGGGALLRGLDVRIANETGTPVITADNPLHSVVIGSGRCLEEFDTLQDILTTTAGSGI, encoded by the coding sequence ATGGCTTCGAGCATGAATCTGATGTCGATGGCCACGCGCGACATGGCCATCGACCTGGGGACCGCCAACACCCTCGTCTACGTGCGCGGCGTTGGCATCGTCCTCAACGAGCCCTCAGTGGTCGCGATCAATACCCGCGACAACCGCGCCCTCGCCGTCGGGCTCGAGGCCAAGCGGATGATCGGACGGACGCCGAGCCACATCCAGGCGATCCGGCCCCTGCGCGACGGCGTCATCGCCGACTTCGACATCACCGAGAAGATGCTGCGGTACTTCATCAAGAAGGTGCAGCCACGGCGCTGGGCTCGACCGCGCATCATCATCTGTGTTCCCTCGGGTATCACGGGGGTCGAGCGTCGCGCCGTAGAGGAAGCGGCCTACCACGCCGGCGCCCGCCGTGCCTACACGATCGAGGAACCGATGGCGGCGGCGATCGGTGTGGATCTGCCTGTCAACGAGCCTGTTGGCTCCGTCATCGTCGACATTGGCGGCGGTACCTCCGAGGTCGCCGTCATCTCGATGGGGGGGATCGTCGTGTCGCGGTCGGCCCGGGTCGGCGGCGACGAGCTCGACGAGGCGATCGTGAGCTGGGTCAAGAAGGAGTACAACCTCCTCATGGGTGACCGCACCGCCGAACAGCTGAAGATCGCCATCGGTTCGGCCTGGCCCTTCTCGGACGAACCCAATGCCGAGGTCCGCGGACGCGACCTGGTGACCGGCCTACCCAAGACGGTGGTGATCACCGCGGCCGAGGTGCGAGAGGCCATCGAGGAAGGGGTGCAGGGGGTCATCGACGCCATCAAGTTCTGCCTGGACAAGACGCCACCGGAGCTCGCCGCAGACGTGATGGACCGCGGCATCGTGCTCACCGGCGGCGGGGCGCTTCTGCGCGGCCTCGACGTCAGGATCGCCAACGAGACTGGTACACCAGTGATCACCGCGGACAACCCGCTCCACTCCGTGGTCATCGGCTCAGGTCGGTGCCTCGAGGAGTTCGACACACTCCAGGACATCCTGACGACCACGGCCGGCAGCGGGATCTAG